Proteins from one Candidatus Sulfotelmatobacter sp. genomic window:
- a CDS encoding TonB-dependent receptor, which yields MAYPNRVKRALLALLVGVSFVLQGTASVLAGTTGTISGTVQDPVTKSAIAGARVTAVSPSQSSTTTTDAGGRFVFLSLAPDTYAVSVEATSSRDQVVQSGITVQADQTISLTLGQPLKLKTIGSVTSRSSTALVKPGTTADVYSINSTLQDKASGVNGGGTLNSAWSAISTVPGVFVAPNQNGYIGAGASLSIRGGDYDQIGYEFDGVPINRSFDNYPSTSLSSLGQQEVQVYTGAPPANSEGDSLSGYINQVIRTGTAPPYKSLDLAIGTPTLYNRLAFETGGVNPSRTFSYYGGIGGYDQTFRYVDPFNGAGLSQNYGPELAPCQAPGSAGYFYAATCNGPGGADYTNGGTTPAYVLGPFNGYAQKEQLQRDAVLNFHFGIPQKDGNKDDVQVLYDNSHLLSTFYDAPDDLGGTNYLTDIGIPPVFIDAQQMLIPYGTVLPQTYTGGGASQYLFPSSPQGRDEFSNIPPNESDTLDNDQSIVKVQYQHNFGTSAFLRVYGYTYYSHWFENGPDTTYDDYLGVASPDYELSSHTRGLSLEFSDQLNSQHLLTVQGNYTTATSVRDNNSFYANQPGTYAGYMVNGSNPYNGTCYGAGGVAYVGCNFGAGNVVGGVPAFNAFTIGDAEGGTVTPATGTCGTGPCQYVVVAGGPTATYNTVVPKFSAFSITDTWTPTSRLNINLGLRYDDFTFDLPSTLGSGARTLFYNAFNESYCVTTPGNQLVQRAVAGGACPAGSVPANFTASAASTASYNELQPRIGATYTLDPLTVLRVSYGRYAQAPNTAFEQYNFLQPDAPNSLYNVYGFNTLGFDTPDHPVQPEVSNNIDGSIEHQFGSTGWSLKFSPFYRSTQNQIQDFFLNQKQGFVSGLNVGHQTSDGIELEIDKGDFARNGWAGRLSFTYTNSYIQYGELPNGAGTILSQLNANIKNYNIYTSFCQANPTSPKCAGGLTDGGAGTSVAYPCYLAGVGVAAGAGGACPTGSVANPYWNSPVQSLINDNADFPTFDIFPGGIGSSYDAYGAPYVATLMVQYKHNRLALTPAMQFVGGERYGAPLTESGVAPDTCTGALPGTTRYDVTTCGSTFTVPIPDTYTGVFDGIGSYVNPNYVSLNLQASYDVSPRVTLVGTFANIYTHCFGGSSVPWAVAGACGYGVVGGGAIQPIGNNYNPGDVIQPLLKYPYAPSFGGFPLTGFPFTMYFEARVKV from the coding sequence ATGGCTTATCCCAATCGGGTGAAGCGGGCGCTCCTCGCCCTCCTCGTGGGTGTCTCGTTCGTCCTCCAGGGAACAGCAAGCGTTCTGGCAGGTACGACAGGGACGATCTCGGGGACCGTGCAGGACCCGGTCACCAAAAGCGCCATCGCCGGCGCACGCGTCACCGCGGTGAGCCCGTCGCAGAGCTCGACCACGACGACCGACGCGGGGGGACGCTTCGTGTTCCTCTCGCTCGCACCGGACACGTACGCGGTCAGCGTCGAGGCGACGTCCTCGCGCGACCAGGTGGTCCAAAGTGGGATCACGGTCCAAGCGGACCAGACCATCTCGCTCACGCTCGGTCAGCCACTTAAGCTGAAGACGATCGGTTCCGTCACCTCTCGCTCCTCGACCGCGCTGGTCAAGCCCGGTACGACGGCAGACGTGTACTCGATCAACTCGACGCTGCAAGACAAGGCGTCGGGCGTCAACGGCGGCGGCACGCTGAACAGCGCTTGGTCGGCCATCTCGACCGTTCCGGGCGTGTTCGTCGCGCCCAACCAGAACGGTTACATCGGTGCCGGAGCGTCGCTCAGCATCCGCGGCGGCGACTACGACCAGATCGGCTACGAGTTCGACGGCGTTCCGATCAACCGCTCGTTCGACAACTATCCGTCGACCTCGCTGTCCTCGCTCGGCCAGCAAGAAGTCCAGGTCTATACGGGCGCGCCGCCGGCCAACTCGGAAGGCGACTCGCTCTCGGGCTACATCAACCAAGTCATCCGCACCGGTACGGCGCCGCCGTACAAGTCGCTCGACCTGGCGATCGGCACGCCGACCCTGTACAACCGCCTCGCCTTCGAGACGGGCGGCGTCAACCCGTCGCGTACGTTCTCGTACTACGGCGGCATCGGCGGCTACGACCAGACCTTCCGCTACGTCGACCCGTTCAACGGCGCGGGACTCAGCCAAAACTACGGCCCCGAGCTCGCCCCGTGCCAGGCGCCCGGGTCGGCCGGCTACTTCTACGCGGCGACGTGCAACGGGCCCGGGGGCGCCGACTACACGAACGGCGGCACGACCCCGGCGTACGTCCTCGGGCCATTCAACGGCTACGCGCAGAAGGAACAGCTGCAGCGTGACGCGGTCCTGAACTTCCACTTCGGGATCCCGCAGAAGGACGGCAACAAGGACGACGTCCAGGTGCTGTACGACAACAGCCACCTGCTGAGCACGTTCTACGACGCCCCCGACGATCTGGGCGGTACGAACTACCTCACCGACATCGGCATCCCGCCGGTGTTCATCGACGCGCAGCAGATGCTGATCCCGTACGGGACGGTCCTCCCGCAGACGTACACCGGCGGCGGCGCGTCTCAGTACCTCTTCCCGTCCTCGCCGCAGGGTCGCGACGAGTTCTCGAACATTCCGCCGAACGAGTCCGACACGCTGGACAACGATCAGTCGATCGTCAAAGTCCAGTACCAGCACAACTTCGGCACCAGCGCGTTCTTGCGCGTGTACGGCTACACGTACTACTCGCACTGGTTCGAGAACGGGCCGGACACGACGTACGACGACTACCTCGGGGTCGCGTCGCCGGACTACGAGCTGAGCAGCCACACCCGTGGTCTGAGCCTCGAGTTCTCCGATCAGCTCAACTCGCAGCACCTGTTGACGGTACAGGGCAACTACACGACCGCGACGTCGGTCCGCGACAACAACTCGTTCTACGCCAATCAACCCGGCACGTATGCCGGCTATATGGTCAACGGCAGCAACCCGTATAACGGGACCTGCTACGGCGCCGGCGGTGTTGCCTACGTGGGCTGCAACTTCGGTGCCGGCAACGTCGTCGGCGGCGTGCCCGCGTTCAACGCGTTCACCATCGGTGACGCCGAAGGCGGGACCGTGACGCCGGCGACCGGGACGTGCGGCACGGGTCCGTGCCAATACGTCGTCGTGGCCGGTGGGCCGACGGCAACCTACAACACCGTCGTGCCGAAGTTCAGCGCGTTCTCGATCACGGACACCTGGACGCCGACCTCGCGGCTGAACATCAACCTCGGCTTGCGCTACGACGACTTCACGTTCGATCTCCCGTCGACGCTCGGGTCCGGCGCGCGCACGTTGTTCTACAACGCGTTCAACGAGTCGTATTGCGTGACGACGCCGGGTAACCAGCTCGTTCAGCGGGCGGTCGCCGGTGGGGCGTGTCCGGCCGGAAGTGTACCCGCCAACTTCACCGCCTCGGCGGCGTCGACGGCCTCGTACAACGAGCTCCAGCCACGCATCGGGGCGACGTACACGCTCGATCCCCTCACGGTTCTGCGTGTCAGCTATGGGCGGTACGCTCAGGCGCCGAACACGGCGTTCGAGCAGTACAACTTCCTGCAGCCGGACGCGCCGAACTCGCTGTACAACGTCTACGGCTTCAACACGCTCGGTTTCGACACGCCGGATCACCCGGTGCAGCCGGAAGTCTCGAACAACATCGACGGTTCGATCGAGCACCAGTTCGGCAGCACCGGCTGGTCGTTGAAGTTCTCACCGTTCTACCGCAGCACCCAGAACCAGATTCAGGATTTCTTCCTGAACCAGAAGCAGGGCTTCGTCTCCGGTCTGAACGTCGGTCATCAGACGTCGGACGGGATCGAGCTCGAAATCGACAAGGGCGATTTCGCGCGGAACGGTTGGGCCGGGCGGCTGAGCTTCACCTACACCAACAGCTACATCCAGTACGGTGAGCTGCCGAACGGTGCGGGCACGATCCTCTCGCAGCTCAACGCCAACATCAAGAACTACAACATCTACACTTCGTTCTGCCAGGCCAATCCGACGTCGCCGAAGTGCGCCGGCGGTCTGACCGATGGCGGCGCCGGTACCTCCGTGGCGTACCCGTGCTACCTTGCTGGAGTCGGCGTGGCGGCCGGAGCGGGCGGCGCATGTCCAACGGGTTCGGTCGCGAACCCGTACTGGAACAGCCCGGTGCAGTCGCTGATCAACGACAACGCGGACTTCCCGACCTTCGACATCTTCCCGGGTGGTATCGGGTCGTCGTACGACGCGTACGGGGCTCCATACGTGGCGACGTTGATGGTGCAGTACAAGCACAATCGGCTCGCGTTGACCCCGGCGATGCAGTTCGTCGGTGGCGAGCGGTACGGAGCGCCGCTGACGGAGTCAGGCGTCGCGCCTGACACGTGCACGGGCGCGCTCCCCGGAACGACCCGCTACGACGTCACGACGTGTGGCAGCACGTTCACGGTGCCGATCCCGGATACGTACACCGGCGTGTTCGACGGGATCGGGTCGTACGTCAACCCCAACTACGTCAGCCTCAACCTGCAGGCCAGCTACGACGTCTCGCCGCGCGTGACGCTCGTGGGGACGTTCGCGAACATCTACACCCACTGCTTCGGTGGGTCGTCGGTGCCGTGGGCGGTCGCCGGTGCCTGTGGCTATGGCGTCGTCGGTGGCGGCGCGATCCAGCCGATCGGGAACAACTACAACCCCGGCGACGTGATTCAGCCGCTGTTGAAGTACCCGTACGCCCCGTCGTTCGGCGGGTTCCCGTTGACGGGCTTCCCGTTCACCATGTACTTCGAGGCGCGGGTCAAGGTCTGA
- a CDS encoding TonB-dependent receptor, with amino-acid sequence MSIRNPLLRGILAVIVGLGLVLQGTIGVLAGTTGAITGTVVDVSNNSHPIAGARVTAASPSQTVSTTTDAGGHYTFASLAPDTYTLTVAATSQYDTFSLSGVTVQADQSLTVALQQSEHLKQIGAVTSRSAASLVKPGTTADVYAINSTQQSKAAVLGGGGTLNSAWSAISSVPGVYVAPGQAGYIGAGDGVSIRGGDYDQIGYELDGVPVNRSFDNYPSSQLSSLGQQEVQVYTGAEPASGESEGLSGYINQVIRTGTLPASKDLDLSIGSPSGYGRLAFEAGGANPSRTFSYYLGLGAYNQDYRYADQFNGASLSYFYGTPLAPCPIPVPAGVPSCSSPQGLPYSNGTNAVTGGPNTPSFALGPYNYGDLNQVQDRDTIVNLHFGIPRADGNKDDVQVLYDNSHLNNIYYNSENDAGGAALLSSLGLATTYDDSYMFTGYPLGTVLPQTYTGGGTTPYLAPGTPSGRAFNAEIPPNVDDAFVNDQSIFKLQYQHNFGTSAFLRIYGYTDYSDWLNQGPLDDNTDYIGPVSPDYELNSHGRGVSLMFSDQLSSQHLLTFDTNYTTASSLRNNNFYYINGVNALGTLPDDVVAGLPPNLSQLPVVGVLVNGSAPYSGVCYSPKGVATPCYVPNPSGAYGVGLNLYSTTNPTGVGFFTLNDAESGTVMPAAGTCGTGPCEYLVAQNGAFNEYNTVKPNFMAASLTDNWQPNTKVTVNFGVRFDSFQFVGGNTYNSIARTFWYNAYNAQFPDAPLDNVVQQTETYTEIQPRLGVTYTLDPNSVLRASYGRYAEAPITAYEQYDFTEPDAPIGFPAGLGQFAAYGVGNTPMHDVRPQVSNNYDLSFEHEFGRDLAIKISPFLRQTEDQIQEFFLNQQTSFVSGLNVGRQRSQGVELEVDKGDFARNGFAGKLAFTYTASYINYEEQEGSSGPFSVLTGINAAISQYNGFTKAGGGAPCYSVATATAAGVATPCGAGTVANPYYNAPEQPLLSLNTNFPTFSLFPAGVGSFTTPTYGAPFVTTLLVQYKHDKLAVVPALQFSGGQRYGGPIAADGIDPTSCLATTGLGPVTRSGIPQAPLYPYGAAGGDAYDAATCAQDVAIPNPQTGIFDGIGAFVNPSAMQLHMQISYDVTPRLTFVASLVNIYSTCFGGTKEPWNVAGACGYTEPIVGLASPIGNAYNAGEVVQPTLQTEYIPTFGNSANTMFPFQMYFEARLKV; translated from the coding sequence GTGAGCATCCGGAACCCGTTGTTGCGAGGCATTCTGGCGGTCATCGTGGGCCTCGGGCTCGTGCTCCAGGGAACGATCGGCGTTCTGGCAGGCACGACCGGGGCCATCACCGGGACCGTCGTCGACGTCTCGAACAACAGTCACCCCATCGCGGGTGCCCGCGTCACGGCTGCGAGTCCCTCGCAGACCGTGAGCACGACGACCGATGCGGGCGGTCACTACACCTTCGCCTCGCTCGCGCCCGACACGTACACGCTGACGGTCGCGGCCACGAGCCAGTACGACACCTTCAGCCTGAGCGGCGTGACCGTCCAGGCGGACCAGAGCCTCACCGTGGCGCTCCAACAGTCGGAGCACCTCAAACAGATCGGCGCGGTCACCTCGCGCAGCGCCGCGTCGCTGGTGAAACCGGGGACCACGGCCGACGTCTATGCGATCAACTCGACGCAGCAGAGCAAAGCCGCGGTCCTCGGCGGCGGTGGTACGCTCAACAGCGCCTGGTCCGCGATCTCGTCCGTTCCCGGCGTGTACGTCGCGCCGGGACAAGCCGGCTACATCGGTGCCGGCGACGGCGTCTCGATTCGCGGCGGCGACTACGACCAGATCGGCTACGAGCTCGACGGCGTGCCGGTCAACCGTTCCTTCGACAACTATCCGTCGAGCCAGCTGTCCTCGCTCGGACAACAGGAAGTCCAGGTCTACACCGGCGCGGAGCCGGCCAGTGGCGAGTCGGAGGGACTCTCCGGCTACATCAATCAGGTCATCCGCACCGGGACGCTGCCGGCGAGCAAGGATCTCGACCTCTCGATCGGCTCGCCGTCGGGCTACGGGCGGCTGGCCTTCGAGGCGGGCGGCGCCAACCCGTCGCGCACGTTCAGCTACTACCTCGGCTTGGGCGCGTACAACCAAGACTATCGCTACGCCGACCAGTTCAACGGCGCCAGCCTCTCGTATTTCTACGGGACGCCGCTCGCGCCGTGTCCGATTCCGGTACCGGCGGGCGTTCCCAGCTGCTCTTCGCCGCAAGGGCTGCCGTACTCGAACGGCACGAACGCCGTCACCGGAGGGCCGAACACGCCCTCGTTCGCGCTCGGACCGTACAACTACGGCGATCTGAACCAGGTGCAGGACCGCGACACGATCGTCAACCTGCACTTCGGCATTCCGCGCGCGGACGGCAACAAAGATGACGTGCAGGTGCTCTACGACAACTCGCACCTGAACAACATCTACTACAACTCGGAGAACGACGCGGGCGGCGCGGCGCTGCTGAGCTCGCTGGGGCTCGCGACGACGTACGACGACTCGTACATGTTCACCGGGTATCCGCTCGGAACGGTGCTGCCGCAGACGTACACCGGCGGCGGAACGACGCCGTATCTGGCGCCGGGGACGCCGTCGGGACGCGCGTTCAACGCCGAGATTCCGCCGAACGTCGACGACGCGTTCGTCAACGATCAGAGCATCTTCAAGCTGCAGTACCAGCACAACTTCGGCACCAGCGCTTTCCTGCGCATCTACGGATACACGGACTACAGCGACTGGCTTAACCAAGGGCCGCTGGACGACAACACCGACTATATCGGCCCGGTCTCGCCCGACTACGAGCTCAACTCGCACGGGCGCGGCGTCAGCTTGATGTTCTCCGATCAGCTCAGCTCGCAGCACTTGCTGACGTTCGACACCAACTACACGACGGCGTCCTCGCTGCGCAACAACAACTTCTACTACATCAACGGCGTGAACGCGCTGGGCACGCTTCCCGACGACGTCGTTGCCGGGCTGCCGCCGAACCTTTCACAGCTGCCGGTGGTGGGAGTCTTGGTCAACGGCAGCGCGCCGTACAGCGGCGTCTGCTACTCGCCCAAAGGCGTGGCGACGCCGTGCTACGTGCCCAACCCGAGCGGGGCGTACGGGGTCGGGCTCAACCTCTACAGCACGACCAATCCGACCGGCGTCGGGTTCTTCACGCTTAACGACGCCGAGAGCGGGACGGTCATGCCGGCCGCCGGCACGTGCGGTACGGGGCCGTGCGAGTACCTCGTCGCGCAGAACGGCGCCTTCAACGAGTACAACACGGTGAAGCCGAACTTCATGGCGGCGTCGCTGACCGACAACTGGCAACCGAACACGAAGGTGACCGTCAACTTCGGCGTGCGCTTCGACTCGTTCCAGTTCGTCGGCGGCAACACGTACAACTCGATCGCGCGCACCTTCTGGTACAACGCGTACAACGCGCAGTTCCCGGACGCGCCGCTCGACAACGTCGTCCAGCAGACGGAGACGTACACCGAGATCCAGCCGCGGCTCGGCGTGACCTACACGCTCGATCCGAACTCGGTGCTGCGCGCCAGCTACGGGCGCTATGCCGAAGCGCCGATCACGGCCTACGAGCAATACGACTTCACCGAGCCCGACGCGCCGATCGGCTTCCCGGCGGGATTGGGCCAGTTCGCCGCCTACGGCGTCGGAAACACGCCCATGCACGACGTGCGCCCGCAGGTCTCGAACAACTACGACCTCTCGTTCGAGCACGAGTTCGGACGCGATCTGGCGATCAAGATCTCGCCGTTCTTGCGGCAGACCGAAGACCAGATCCAGGAGTTCTTCCTGAACCAGCAGACCAGCTTCGTCTCCGGCTTGAACGTGGGGCGGCAGCGCTCGCAAGGCGTCGAGCTCGAGGTCGACAAGGGCGACTTCGCGCGCAACGGCTTCGCCGGCAAGCTGGCGTTCACGTACACGGCCAGCTACATCAACTACGAAGAACAGGAAGGCTCGAGCGGCCCGTTCTCGGTTCTCACCGGGATCAACGCCGCGATCTCGCAGTACAACGGCTTCACCAAGGCCGGTGGTGGTGCGCCCTGCTACAGCGTCGCCACGGCGACGGCGGCGGGCGTTGCGACGCCGTGCGGAGCGGGCACGGTCGCGAACCCGTACTACAACGCGCCCGAGCAGCCGCTGCTCTCGCTGAACACGAACTTCCCGACGTTCAGCCTGTTCCCGGCCGGCGTCGGTTCGTTCACCACCCCGACCTATGGGGCGCCCTTCGTCACCACCCTGCTCGTGCAGTACAAGCACGACAAGCTGGCGGTGGTGCCGGCGCTCCAGTTCTCCGGCGGCCAGCGGTACGGCGGACCGATCGCCGCGGACGGCATCGATCCGACCAGCTGCTTGGCGACCACCGGGCTGGGGCCGGTGACGCGCAGCGGCATTCCGCAAGCGCCGCTCTACCCGTACGGTGCCGCGGGCGGCGACGCGTACGACGCCGCGACCTGCGCGCAAGACGTCGCGATCCCGAATCCGCAAACCGGGATCTTCGACGGGATCGGCGCCTTCGTCAACCCGTCGGCGATGCAGCTGCACATGCAGATCAGCTACGACGTCACGCCCCGGCTGACGTTCGTGGCCAGCCTGGTGAACATCTACTCGACCTGCTTCGGCGGGACGAAGGAGCCCTGGAACGTCGCGGGCGCGTGCGGCTATACCGAACCGATCGTCGGCCTGGCCTCACCGATCGGGAACGCGTACAACGCGGGCGAGGTCGTTCAGCCGACCCTCCAAACCGAGTACATCCCAACGTTCGGGAACTCGGCCAACACGATGTTCCCGTTCCAGATGTACTTCGAGGCCCGTCTCAAGGTCTGA
- the sucD gene encoding succinate--CoA ligase subunit alpha, translating into MSIFLDKNSKVIVQGITGREGAFHTGRMRTYGTNIVGGVTPGKGGQTVEGGIPVFDTVKEAVAQTGATHSIIFVPPFAGADALWEAHEAGIQLAVCITEGIPATDMLRVVNTTPGMRIIGGNCPGLISPGKSLVGIMPAQVFKEGNVGMISRSGTLTYEIVDGLTRAGFGQSTCVGIGGDPIIGTTFVDCLREFARDPQTHAVVVSGEIGGSDEEDAAAFIAEHLPDKPVVAFIGGRSAPKGKRLGHAGAIISGNTGTPESKVKAFAAAGVPVADRPSDIPRLLGERLATAAR; encoded by the coding sequence GTGTCTATATTCCTGGATAAGAACTCGAAGGTCATCGTTCAGGGGATCACCGGCCGCGAGGGCGCGTTCCACACCGGGCGCATGAGAACGTACGGGACGAACATCGTCGGCGGCGTCACGCCCGGCAAGGGCGGACAGACGGTCGAAGGCGGCATTCCGGTGTTCGACACCGTCAAGGAAGCCGTCGCGCAGACCGGCGCGACCCACTCGATCATCTTCGTGCCGCCGTTCGCCGGCGCCGACGCGCTGTGGGAAGCGCACGAAGCCGGGATCCAGCTCGCGGTCTGCATCACCGAAGGGATCCCGGCCACCGACATGCTGCGCGTCGTCAACACGACGCCCGGCATGCGCATCATCGGCGGCAACTGCCCCGGCCTCATCTCGCCCGGCAAGTCGCTGGTCGGCATCATGCCCGCGCAGGTCTTCAAAGAAGGCAACGTCGGGATGATCTCGCGCTCGGGAACGCTGACCTACGAGATCGTCGACGGGCTGACGCGGGCCGGCTTCGGCCAGTCGACGTGCGTGGGCATCGGCGGCGATCCGATCATCGGCACCACGTTCGTCGACTGCTTGCGCGAGTTCGCCCGCGATCCGCAGACGCACGCCGTCGTCGTCTCCGGCGAGATCGGCGGCTCGGACGAAGAGGACGCCGCCGCGTTCATCGCCGAGCATCTGCCCGACAAGCCCGTCGTCGCGTTCATCGGCGGCCGCTCGGCCCCCAAGGGAAAGCGCCTGGGTCATGCCGGCGCGATCATCTCCGGCAACACCGGCACTCCCGAGTCGAAGGTCAAGGCGTTCGCCGCGGCCGGCGTCCCGGTCGCCGACCGCCCGTCGGACATCCCGCGCCTGCTGGGAGAGCGGCTCGCGACGGCTGCGCGCTAG
- the sucC gene encoding ADP-forming succinate--CoA ligase subunit beta, whose product MKLMEYQGKDLFRRVGIPTPSGVFATEPGEVKTFIEGHPGSWVLKSQVLMGGRGKAGGIKFADDAAQGETLARELIGKVLKSIQNPEGEEVKSLLVEEKVDIASEAYVSIAIDRTAKKPVVLVTAQGGMDVEEVAEKDPEAIQKFWIDPAAGYSPYIGRQLAFRSKLPEGFRKAFPSILAGLYTLFMDYGANLVEINPLVLTKDGRVIASDAKVDLDDNGLYKHPDIAQWNKAQPTDEDQAAAVAIGLGMSNYAKFADEPGQPAKTIGTIANGAGLGMGTMDAVRIAGGGAANFLDIGGGAQAELVKNSYKLVTSDPRVKAMFINIFGGITRGDQVALGIVEALKGNDVRKVPLVIRLTGTNAEEGRKILADAGFFPVETMDEGAAKAVALANGSN is encoded by the coding sequence ATGAAACTGATGGAATATCAGGGGAAGGACCTGTTCCGGCGCGTCGGCATCCCGACGCCCAGCGGCGTCTTCGCGACCGAGCCCGGCGAGGTCAAGACCTTCATCGAAGGTCACCCCGGCTCGTGGGTCCTCAAGAGTCAGGTGCTGATGGGCGGCCGCGGCAAGGCGGGCGGCATCAAGTTCGCCGACGACGCGGCGCAAGGCGAGACCTTGGCGCGCGAATTGATCGGCAAGGTGCTCAAGTCGATCCAGAATCCCGAGGGCGAGGAAGTCAAGTCGCTGCTCGTCGAGGAGAAGGTCGACATCGCCAGCGAGGCCTACGTCTCGATCGCGATCGATCGCACCGCCAAGAAGCCGGTCGTGCTCGTCACCGCGCAAGGCGGGATGGACGTCGAGGAAGTGGCCGAGAAGGATCCCGAGGCGATCCAGAAGTTCTGGATCGATCCGGCCGCCGGCTACTCGCCCTACATCGGCCGTCAGCTGGCGTTCCGTTCGAAGCTGCCCGAAGGTTTCCGCAAGGCGTTTCCGTCTATCCTCGCCGGGCTCTACACGCTGTTTATGGACTACGGCGCGAATCTGGTCGAGATCAACCCGTTGGTGTTGACCAAGGACGGCCGCGTGATCGCCAGCGACGCCAAGGTCGACCTCGACGACAACGGGCTCTACAAGCACCCGGACATCGCGCAGTGGAACAAGGCGCAGCCGACCGATGAGGATCAGGCCGCGGCGGTCGCGATCGGGCTGGGCATGTCGAACTACGCGAAGTTCGCCGACGAGCCCGGCCAACCGGCGAAGACGATCGGCACGATCGCCAACGGCGCCGGTCTGGGCATGGGCACGATGGACGCGGTGCGCATCGCCGGCGGCGGTGCGGCGAACTTCCTGGACATCGGCGGCGGCGCGCAAGCGGAGCTGGTGAAGAACAGCTACAAGCTGGTCACCTCCGACCCGCGCGTCAAGGCGATGTTCATCAACATCTTCGGCGGGATCACGCGCGGCGATCAAGTCGCGCTGGGCATCGTCGAGGCGCTCAAAGGCAACGACGTGCGCAAGGTCCCGCTGGTGATCCGGCTGACCGGCACCAACGCGGAAGAGGGCCGCAAGATCCTCGCCGACGCGGGGTTCTTCCCGGTCGAGACGATGGACGAAGGCGCGGCCAAAGCCGTCGCGCTCGCGAACGGGAGCAACTAG
- a CDS encoding DCC1-like thiol-disulfide oxidoreductase family protein gives MQTADGAILAFDGVCTLCNGLVRFVVANDPIGRVRFVPLQSPQAVALVGGPVDDSATVVLLAGGRRYERSDAILHLLLELRPPWPAGFAAVLLPRALRDAVYRWVARNRYAWFGRTESCLLPPPGVRRRFLDVGG, from the coding sequence TTGCAAACCGCTGACGGCGCGATTCTCGCCTTCGACGGCGTCTGCACGCTGTGCAACGGCCTGGTGCGCTTCGTCGTCGCCAACGATCCGATCGGGCGCGTGCGCTTCGTTCCGCTCCAATCGCCGCAGGCCGTCGCGCTGGTCGGCGGGCCGGTCGACGACTCGGCGACGGTCGTCCTGCTCGCCGGCGGTCGGCGCTACGAGCGCAGCGATGCGATCCTGCACCTGCTGCTCGAGCTGCGGCCGCCCTGGCCGGCCGGGTTCGCCGCCGTTCTGCTCCCGCGCGCGCTGCGCGACGCCGTCTACCGCTGGGTCGCGCGCAACCGCTACGCCTGGTTCGGCCGCACCGAGAGCTGCCTGCTGCCGCCGCCGGGAGTCCGCCGGCGCTTCCTGGACGTCGGCGGCTGA
- a CDS encoding acyl-CoA dehydrogenase family protein, which produces MIEERAIAFEPTAEQRAIGALAREIAEREIAPHIAAWDRGHVFPRALYGKLNAAGLMGMRVEEQYGGVDADYVAYVLAIEELAKVDAGTAVTVSVHSMICASIGALGTEEQKRRWLEPLASGDMIAGFALTEPDAGSDAAGIRGTARREGTSYVLRGRKQWCTNGGHAGVVMAMFRDEAESPRGISAFLVDMETPGVVVERTTEKLGIHTSNTVDVLFDDARVPASSMLGAPGSGLSSALRTLTGGRIGIAAQATGILAACLEASTKFARERVAFGRPIGAFEGISFKLARMATDLDAARMLVYRAAALADAGAPFAVAASKAKLFASTKAREHAAEAIQVHGGYGYTTEFPVERYYRDAKITEIYEGTSEIQQIVIARDLLGRLE; this is translated from the coding sequence GTGATCGAAGAACGCGCGATCGCGTTCGAACCGACGGCCGAGCAGCGCGCGATCGGAGCGCTGGCGCGCGAGATCGCCGAGCGCGAGATCGCCCCGCACATCGCGGCGTGGGATCGCGGGCACGTCTTTCCGCGCGCGCTGTACGGCAAGCTCAACGCCGCCGGTCTGATGGGGATGCGCGTCGAGGAACAGTACGGCGGGGTCGACGCCGACTACGTCGCCTACGTGCTGGCCATCGAGGAGCTGGCGAAAGTCGACGCGGGGACGGCGGTGACCGTCTCGGTGCACTCGATGATCTGCGCGTCGATCGGCGCGCTCGGTACCGAGGAGCAGAAGCGGCGCTGGCTCGAACCGCTCGCCAGCGGCGATATGATCGCCGGCTTCGCGCTGACCGAGCCCGACGCCGGCTCCGACGCCGCCGGCATCCGCGGTACCGCTCGCCGCGAGGGCACCTCGTACGTCCTGCGCGGCCGCAAGCAGTGGTGCACCAACGGCGGTCATGCCGGCGTCGTGATGGCGATGTTCCGCGACGAGGCGGAGAGCCCGCGCGGGATCAGCGCGTTCTTGGTCGACATGGAGACGCCGGGTGTCGTCGTCGAGCGCACGACCGAGAAACTCGGCATCCACACCTCGAACACCGTCGACGTGCTGTTCGACGACGCGCGCGTGCCGGCGTCGTCGATGTTGGGCGCGCCCGGTTCGGGTCTGTCCTCGGCGCTGCGCACGCTGACCGGCGGCCGCATCGGGATCGCCGCGCAGGCGACCGGGATCCTGGCCGCGTGCCTGGAGGCGTCGACGAAGTTCGCGCGCGAGCGGGTCGCCTTCGGCCGCCCGATCGGCGCCTTCGAAGGAATCTCGTTCAAGCTCGCGCGCATGGCGACCGACCTCGACGCGGCGCGCATGCTGGTGTATCGCGCGGCCGCACTGGCCGACGCCGGTGCGCCGTTCGCCGTCGCCGCCTCGAAGGCGAAGCTGTTCGCGTCGACCAAGGCGCGCGAGCACGCCGCCGAAGCGATCCAAGTCCACGGCGGCTACGGCTATACGACCGAGTTCCCGGTCGAACGATACTACCGCGACGCCAAGATCACCGAGATCTACGAGGGGACCTCGGAGATCCAGCAGATCGTGATCGCGCGCGACCTGTTAGGCCGGCTGGAGTAG